A single window of Shewanella sp. Choline-02u-19 DNA harbors:
- a CDS encoding helix-turn-helix domain-containing protein translates to MKNKKWSDREESLRNALKNMRKNVYLNQSQLAQKLDKPQSFVSKYESGERQLRILELERVCIACGTTAHEFLKVFSEH, encoded by the coding sequence ATGAAAAATAAAAAATGGTCAGACAGAGAGGAATCTCTACGTAACGCATTGAAAAATATGCGTAAAAATGTGTACTTAAATCAAAGCCAATTAGCTCAAAAGTTAGACAAACCACAAAGTTTCGTATCGAAATACGAAAGTGGTGAACGACAACTTAGAATTTTGGAGTTAGAACGGGTGTGTATTGCTTGCGGAACAACCGCACATGAGTTTCTGAAGGTTTTTAGCGAGCACTAA
- a CDS encoding ABC transporter permease/M1 family aminopeptidase — translation MLLSMVRFEWRYYLRQPSFYVVASLLFLVSFLSVASNNIQIGGGGEVMKNSPFSITQSMLIMSFISMFAVVNFVGTTAIRNHQHLMEELIYSKPLSPFSYQFGRFIGSFLVVIAVFAFIPLGFLLGSIMPWVDASRFGSISLLNYVVPYFQLALPSLLLISTLFYAMAIKFRSLMALYLTAVAMLVLYTLTGEMAGQPQYRTIAALLDPFALRTFADVTRYWTISEKNTQLVELSGIMLQNRLLWLGIAAVLLGFSGIFSQPKLTKQREKKSLKAGTLPKLTPLSQLAVATQPNGRLQFWTRVKFEVRQVLLTAPFVVLGALTVFNLIGPMFTDFGWYGTSNWPLTQDMVNNIAGATGLLMTIVLIYYSAEIVWRERTSGMGDIVDSMPVSNLSFWSSKLVSVVIVMTLLYLLAMCTTIVFQLIKGQSNLELSQYIIRLGFYYLVPLIMSAVLAFFLQVLSPNKYVGMGLFVGYYLTTFVMSSWGFGHSLYNFAQAPTLAYSDMNGYGWGLFTQSMYMIYWGALSVVLFVLGYGLYHRGPQQSLKTRMNLLGYQLGGGGKVIVASALVVFLGMGSYLFYQTKVLNEYQTADESADLQADYEKAFKQYQGWPILVTTKVNANIDLYPEARKVVANIKFEWQNKSDKPIEKMLVQLPEHTRADTVKINIPHSTLGEFDDRYRNTWLTFQAPIMPGDKVQGDIQLTRESVGIAESGFDFTVVENGTFINNFELLPAFGYQEGYELSDRHERKKRDLAEKQRANKLEDDRFYTQNFFGANGDFIQFEATISTVADQIALAPGYLQKQWKKDGRQYFHYLMDSPMVNFYAIISARYQVKRIEHKGIAIEVYYHPDHPWNVDRMIESVEDSIDYYTQAFGPYQHKQMRIMEFPGYRSFAQSFANTVPYSERIGFITDLRDEDNIDPVYYVTAHEVAHQWWGHQVGAADVQGSAVISETLSQYSALMVLEKKYGKKMIRKFLKYELDRYLRGRSSESIREMPLLRSENQQYIHYQKGSVVMMAIKDAIGEDRLNDNLKAFLTRYQYRNDPFPTTLDLVRYLKQGVDKEQAQFIEDSFNQIILYDLRLTNVVMTQLDNGKVQLDLTIHAGRKAAQGKGEESELPLDALIDIGVFSADPDNLKNDSEVLLLEKHRLVSGENNLTLVLDGKPSYVGVDPFIKLIDRDAKDNIFKL, via the coding sequence ATGTTGTTATCTATGGTGAGATTTGAGTGGCGTTATTATTTACGTCAACCGTCATTTTATGTGGTCGCTTCACTTTTATTTTTAGTGAGCTTTTTGTCTGTAGCTTCCAACAATATACAAATTGGTGGTGGCGGCGAAGTGATGAAAAACAGCCCCTTTAGTATTACTCAGTCGATGCTCATTATGAGCTTTATTTCGATGTTTGCGGTGGTGAATTTTGTGGGGACGACTGCAATTCGTAACCATCAGCATTTGATGGAAGAGTTGATTTACAGTAAGCCGTTATCCCCATTCTCATATCAGTTTGGCCGCTTTATAGGCAGTTTCTTGGTGGTCATTGCGGTGTTTGCTTTTATTCCGCTGGGCTTCTTATTGGGTTCTATTATGCCTTGGGTGGATGCTAGCCGTTTTGGTTCCATCTCATTACTGAACTATGTAGTGCCTTATTTTCAATTGGCGCTGCCCAGTTTATTATTAATTTCGACCTTGTTTTATGCGATGGCTATCAAATTTAGGTCTTTGATGGCCTTATATCTTACGGCTGTGGCAATGCTGGTGCTTTATACCTTAACGGGTGAAATGGCGGGTCAGCCACAGTATCGTACCATCGCTGCATTACTTGATCCCTTTGCACTACGTACTTTTGCTGATGTCACTCGTTATTGGACCATCAGTGAAAAAAATACTCAGCTGGTGGAATTGTCAGGGATCATGTTGCAAAACCGCTTATTGTGGCTAGGTATTGCTGCGGTATTACTCGGGTTTTCTGGCATCTTTAGTCAACCTAAGTTAACTAAGCAACGTGAAAAGAAGTCTTTGAAAGCCGGTACACTTCCCAAGCTTACACCGCTATCACAATTGGCCGTGGCGACGCAGCCAAATGGCCGTTTGCAGTTTTGGACGCGAGTAAAGTTTGAAGTTCGCCAAGTATTATTGACAGCACCTTTTGTGGTCTTAGGGGCCTTAACAGTATTTAACTTAATTGGCCCGATGTTTACTGACTTTGGGTGGTATGGCACCTCAAACTGGCCATTGACACAAGACATGGTTAACAACATTGCCGGTGCTACGGGCCTATTAATGACCATAGTGCTGATTTATTACAGTGCTGAAATTGTTTGGCGTGAACGCACATCGGGCATGGGGGATATTGTTGACAGCATGCCGGTGTCTAATTTGAGCTTTTGGAGTTCAAAGTTGGTGTCCGTTGTTATCGTAATGACCCTACTTTATTTACTGGCCATGTGCACCACGATTGTATTTCAGTTAATTAAAGGCCAGAGCAATCTTGAGTTGTCGCAATATATTATTCGACTTGGATTTTATTATCTTGTGCCTTTGATTATGTCCGCGGTGCTGGCATTTTTCCTGCAGGTGCTGAGTCCGAATAAGTACGTAGGTATGGGCCTGTTTGTTGGCTATTACTTAACGACGTTTGTGATGTCCAGTTGGGGTTTTGGTCATAGTTTATATAATTTTGCTCAGGCACCCACCTTAGCTTACTCCGATATGAATGGTTACGGTTGGGGCTTGTTCACCCAGAGTATGTACATGATTTACTGGGGAGCGCTAAGCGTAGTCTTATTTGTCTTAGGCTATGGCTTGTATCACAGAGGGCCACAGCAGAGCCTTAAGACGCGAATGAACTTGTTAGGCTACCAATTAGGTGGCGGTGGCAAGGTTATAGTGGCAAGTGCTCTTGTTGTGTTTCTGGGCATGGGGAGTTACTTATTTTACCAAACAAAAGTGCTAAATGAGTACCAAACTGCTGATGAAAGCGCCGATTTACAAGCAGACTACGAAAAAGCGTTCAAGCAATACCAAGGCTGGCCTATATTAGTGACGACAAAAGTAAATGCTAATATCGATCTTTATCCTGAAGCCCGTAAAGTTGTGGCGAACATTAAATTTGAATGGCAAAACAAGTCAGATAAGCCAATCGAAAAAATGTTAGTACAATTGCCGGAGCACACACGTGCAGACACAGTAAAGATCAATATTCCTCATTCAACTCTAGGAGAGTTTGATGACCGTTACCGCAATACTTGGCTGACTTTCCAAGCGCCGATTATGCCAGGGGATAAAGTACAAGGGGATATTCAATTAACCCGCGAGTCAGTCGGGATTGCCGAATCAGGCTTTGATTTCACGGTTGTTGAAAATGGTACTTTCATTAATAATTTTGAGTTATTACCGGCATTTGGTTACCAAGAAGGCTATGAGTTGTCAGATCGTCACGAGCGTAAAAAGCGTGACTTAGCTGAAAAACAGCGTGCTAACAAGCTTGAGGATGATCGCTTTTACACGCAGAACTTTTTTGGGGCCAATGGTGATTTTATTCAGTTTGAAGCCACCATTTCGACGGTTGCTGACCAAATAGCCTTAGCACCCGGATACTTACAAAAACAGTGGAAGAAAGATGGGCGGCAGTATTTTCACTATTTGATGGACAGTCCAATGGTGAATTTTTACGCTATTATTTCGGCACGTTATCAAGTTAAACGTATTGAACATAAGGGCATTGCGATTGAGGTTTACTATCACCCAGACCACCCTTGGAATGTCGATCGCATGATCGAATCAGTGGAAGATTCTATTGATTATTACACTCAAGCATTTGGGCCTTATCAGCATAAGCAAATGCGGATCATGGAGTTTCCGGGTTACCGCAGTTTTGCTCAAAGCTTTGCTAATACCGTGCCTTATTCTGAGCGTATTGGTTTTATTACCGACTTACGTGATGAAGACAATATTGACCCCGTGTATTACGTAACGGCGCATGAAGTGGCACATCAGTGGTGGGGACATCAAGTGGGGGCTGCTGACGTACAGGGCAGTGCTGTTATTTCAGAAACCTTATCTCAGTACTCAGCTTTGATGGTGCTGGAAAAGAAATATGGCAAGAAAATGATCCGTAAATTCCTTAAATATGAATTGGATCGATACTTACGTGGTCGGTCGTCTGAATCGATAAGAGAGATGCCGTTATTGCGTAGTGAGAACCAGCAATATATTCACTACCAAAAAGGCTCTGTGGTGATGATGGCGATTAAAGATGCAATAGGGGAAGATAGGCTTAATGATAACTTGAAGGCATTTTTAACACGTTATCAATATCGTAATGATCCTTTTCCAACCACTTTGGATCTCGTCCGCTACCTTAAACAGGGGGTCGATAAGGAACAAGCGCAGTTTATCGAAGATTCATTTAACCAGATCATATTATATGATTTACGTTTGACGAATGTAGTGATGACTCAATTGGATAATGGCAAAGTACAGTTGGACCTGACTATTCATGCTGGTCGTAAAGCTGCCCAAGGCAAAGGTGAGGAATCTGAATTACCATTAGATGCCTTAATTGATATTGGTGTATTTAGCGCCGATCCTGACAACCTTAAAAATGACAGTGAAGTGCTGCTATTAGAGAAGCATAGACTTGTTAGTGGAGAGAATAACTTAACTTTAGTCCTTGATGGTAAGCCAAGCTATGTAGGGGTTGATCCCTTTATTAAGCTTATTGACCGTGATGCGAAGGATAATATCTTTAAGCTTTAA
- a CDS encoding helix-turn-helix domain-containing protein, which translates to MNNDEVLKVSLAFGKASSYRARFNQEELADKADFARYLVSGIERVVAKATVTSVWKLATALDCKPSDILVVAERLY; encoded by the coding sequence GTGAATAATGATGAAGTGTTAAAAGTTAGCCTAGCGTTCGGTAAAGCTTCGTCGTATAGAGCTAGGTTTAATCAAGAGGAGTTGGCTGATAAAGCAGATTTTGCACGTTATTTAGTATCTGGTATTGAACGAGTTGTTGCGAAAGCTACAGTCACTTCGGTGTGGAAACTAGCTACAGCTCTTGATTGTAAACCTTCTGATATTTTGGTCGTTGCAGAACGATTATATTAG
- a CDS encoding sensor domain-containing diguanylate cyclase, giving the protein MMLNKLFVFLFIIILFLATEFIVSSLDKVKDEKHLSNVVADLNKAVKAIFNGALISSEVLKEMIEISDGKGITLKKFNLAAKQLTEGYSDVESIILLPNGVVSYVYPYDDNKNAIGHDILSGENIKLGCMESILKKDVSIIGPVKLVQNGKQAFIVRRTVRTDNEFWGFISSIVYLESINNVVDNVLSKHGFDNYLVLGYNLGCKGKNEKLISSKGRLEGSLIKGVVGFSNVKWELSVSKVNSGIYFRTLVFLLLLALFLLVLLPIRYFKKYQGSEKQKFIFENEAHTDFLTGLLNRRGFERKIKAFHSVVDYGSIAIFDIDFFKKINDKYGHDVGDGVLVGFANFCMEHVSDKYVLCRSGGEEFILLMPITKIEQAKEICDQLRSMVSKENFEVEGLSLEVRISVGTAGYRDTNEIKSALTLADKALYRAKQEGRDRVCVS; this is encoded by the coding sequence ATGATGTTGAATAAGCTCTTTGTTTTTTTGTTTATAATTATACTGTTTTTGGCTACTGAATTTATAGTTAGTTCCTTAGACAAAGTAAAAGATGAAAAGCATTTATCTAATGTTGTTGCTGATCTAAATAAAGCTGTAAAGGCCATTTTCAATGGTGCATTGATTTCATCTGAAGTCTTAAAAGAAATGATTGAAATATCTGATGGCAAAGGTATTACATTAAAAAAATTCAATCTGGCAGCTAAACAACTAACTGAAGGTTATAGCGATGTAGAATCAATAATCCTTCTGCCAAATGGAGTAGTCTCTTATGTTTACCCTTATGATGATAATAAAAATGCAATTGGTCATGACATTCTAAGTGGTGAGAATATAAAGTTAGGTTGCATGGAATCGATATTAAAAAAAGATGTTAGTATTATCGGTCCAGTAAAATTAGTTCAGAATGGAAAGCAAGCTTTTATAGTTAGAAGAACTGTTCGAACGGATAATGAATTTTGGGGATTTATATCTTCAATAGTGTATTTAGAGTCAATAAATAATGTTGTGGATAATGTACTGTCAAAACATGGTTTTGATAATTATTTAGTCTTAGGGTATAACCTTGGTTGTAAGGGGAAGAATGAAAAGTTGATAAGCTCAAAGGGGAGGTTAGAAGGTTCATTAATAAAGGGTGTGGTTGGTTTTTCTAATGTTAAATGGGAACTATCTGTATCTAAGGTTAATTCAGGCATTTATTTTAGAACCCTTGTGTTCCTCTTACTTTTGGCTCTGTTTTTATTAGTTTTGTTGCCTATAAGATACTTCAAAAAATATCAAGGCAGTGAGAAACAAAAGTTTATATTTGAGAACGAGGCTCATACTGATTTTTTAACTGGTTTGCTAAATAGGCGTGGGTTTGAGCGCAAAATTAAAGCTTTCCATAGCGTAGTGGATTATGGTTCTATTGCCATCTTTGATATCGATTTTTTTAAGAAAATAAACGATAAATATGGCCATGATGTTGGTGATGGAGTTTTGGTAGGCTTTGCTAACTTTTGTATGGAGCACGTTTCAGATAAGTACGTTTTATGTAGAAGTGGAGGGGAAGAGTTTATACTTTTAATGCCTATAACTAAAATTGAACAAGCTAAAGAGATATGCGACCAGTTAAGGTCGATGGTTTCAAAGGAAAACTTTGAAGTTGAGGGCTTGAGTTTAGAAGTGAGAATTAGTGTTGGTACTGCAGGTTACCGAGATACCAACGAGATTAAGAGTGCTCTGACTTTAGCTGATAAGGCGTTATATAGAGCTAAACAAGAAGGAAGGGATCGTGTTTGCGTTAGTTAA
- a CDS encoding ABC transporter ATP-binding protein, with amino-acid sequence MLTITNLNKTYDNDVKALDGVNLNIDKGMFGLLGPNGAGKSSLMRTISALQSADSGSIIFNGIDVMADPQALRETLGYLPQDFNVYPRISAYDLLDHLAILKGLNNPKVRKESVDGLLAHTNLYQHKNKAVSGFSGGMRQRFGIAQALIGDPKLLIVDEPTAGLDPEERNRFHNLLVSLGEEKVVILSTHIVEDVSELCANMAVLASGKILLEGNPLQLVEGLDDKIWSKTVSQAEAAVLESELSVISKRLLAGRTVLHVMSDTCPEGFTAARAGLEDLYFSTLHRHRNGQAA; translated from the coding sequence ATGTTAACTATCACCAATTTAAATAAAACATATGACAATGATGTTAAAGCACTTGATGGCGTTAATCTCAATATAGACAAGGGAATGTTTGGTTTGCTCGGGCCAAATGGTGCAGGGAAATCGTCATTGATGCGTACTATTTCAGCTCTGCAAAGTGCAGATTCAGGAAGTATTATTTTTAATGGCATAGATGTCATGGCCGATCCGCAAGCACTGCGTGAAACCTTAGGTTATCTCCCGCAAGATTTTAATGTCTACCCACGTATAAGCGCTTATGACTTATTAGATCATTTGGCCATATTAAAAGGGCTTAATAACCCTAAAGTTCGCAAAGAATCAGTTGATGGTTTACTTGCTCATACTAATTTATATCAACATAAGAATAAGGCGGTCAGTGGTTTTTCCGGTGGTATGCGTCAACGTTTTGGTATTGCGCAGGCGCTGATTGGCGATCCAAAATTGCTTATCGTCGATGAACCGACCGCAGGTTTAGATCCTGAAGAACGTAACCGTTTTCATAACTTGTTAGTGAGCCTGGGTGAAGAAAAAGTGGTTATTCTTTCAACCCATATTGTCGAAGATGTCTCTGAACTTTGCGCTAACATGGCGGTGCTGGCGTCGGGTAAAATTTTACTTGAAGGTAACCCATTACAATTAGTCGAGGGGTTGGATGACAAAATTTGGTCTAAGACGGTCAGCCAAGCTGAGGCCGCGGTACTGGAGTCTGAGTTATCAGTCATTTCCAAACGTTTGTTAGCTGGTCGAACTGTTCTGCATGTGATGTCTGATACATGTCCAGAAGGTTTCACAGCTGCCCGTGCCGGTCTTGAGGATTTGTACTTTTCCACGCTTCATCGTCACCGTAATGGTCAGGCAGCATAA
- a CDS encoding S8 family serine peptidase, whose amino-acid sequence MYKKTILSICITTAILAGCGSDNSDTKKNILSPTSSDVTVSAKQSVTVTGTLTGNDEDSDVTFSIVDPDSIKLGKLLITDAAKGTFTYTTSASEGAEVIDFKVSDGVNKDSISELTINIDGGDPLYTQQWHLKNTAQNSFSLSRGLTGNDLNVEGAISSGATGKGIIVAVIDNGVEISHEDLKNNVIVGGSYNLITGTNDPTPFADSAAHGTEVSGIIASEGWNGIGGRGVAPEASLIGFNFLDQDPLCAHPTLSNFLTCAAGVQTFANFAKSHGKSAFSDTARVFNQSYGYSPTLPFATEEDENELMLDVVKHGPDGKGALFVKAAGNGFQYFKFGGAFWAPSIAVIKGEDNNHGLPFHNANMSPDNTNLFNLVVSATNAVGQLSSYSSVGSNVFVAGAGGEYGTDAPAMVTTDRMTCAKGSATTNDRPSTGFMGGDHPLNEQCNYSSTMNGTSAATPSVAGVIALILSANPDLGWRDVREILAKTSVEINPDQSPIMIDVAGKADFEAMGAWVKNAAGYHFNNLYGFGRVDATAAVNLARTYKADLGDYVISDWTTKDKLDKAIPDANPSGVTDANSVLDNLVIEGVQIELNIDHKRLPDLAIELISPSGTHSMVMTPYNGFTFQGVADETDPDEIVTGYVDTPMLSNAFYGEDSAGDWTLKVTDVNSGQYSFWTQYRVGTAQNPAANDKVVDIPNDANGLLKGWSIRFHGHAAS is encoded by the coding sequence ATGTATAAAAAAACAATACTTTCTATTTGCATTACAACAGCTATTTTAGCTGGCTGTGGTAGTGACAATAGTGATACTAAAAAGAACATTTTGTCACCTACAAGCTCTGATGTAACCGTTAGTGCAAAGCAGTCAGTTACCGTTACAGGTACACTGACTGGGAACGATGAAGATAGTGATGTTACTTTCTCTATCGTTGATCCAGATTCAATTAAGCTTGGTAAGTTACTCATAACTGATGCCGCTAAAGGCACGTTCACCTACACTACTTCGGCTAGCGAAGGTGCTGAGGTCATCGATTTTAAAGTTAGTGATGGAGTCAATAAAGATTCGATCTCCGAGCTGACTATTAACATTGATGGCGGTGATCCGCTATACACTCAACAATGGCACTTAAAAAATACGGCGCAAAATTCATTTTCTTTAAGTCGCGGTCTAACTGGGAACGATCTAAATGTAGAGGGCGCTATTTCAAGCGGTGCTACCGGTAAAGGTATTATTGTTGCTGTAATTGATAACGGCGTAGAAATCTCCCATGAAGATTTGAAAAATAATGTGATTGTTGGAGGGTCGTACAACTTAATTACCGGAACTAATGACCCAACGCCTTTTGCTGATAGTGCTGCTCATGGTACAGAGGTGAGCGGTATTATTGCTTCCGAGGGCTGGAACGGTATTGGGGGGCGTGGTGTTGCACCAGAGGCAAGTTTAATCGGTTTCAACTTTTTAGACCAAGATCCACTATGTGCTCATCCAACACTAAGCAACTTCTTAACTTGTGCTGCAGGTGTACAGACGTTTGCCAACTTCGCTAAATCCCATGGTAAAAGTGCTTTTAGCGATACCGCAAGAGTGTTTAACCAAAGTTATGGTTATTCACCGACACTGCCGTTTGCCACTGAAGAAGATGAAAATGAACTGATGCTAGATGTTGTTAAGCATGGTCCTGATGGTAAAGGTGCTTTATTTGTTAAAGCCGCTGGTAACGGATTTCAATACTTCAAATTCGGCGGTGCTTTCTGGGCACCAAGTATCGCTGTGATTAAAGGTGAAGATAACAATCATGGTTTGCCTTTCCATAACGCCAATATGTCACCAGATAACACTAACTTGTTCAATTTAGTTGTTAGCGCGACAAATGCAGTCGGCCAATTATCAAGCTATTCATCAGTCGGCTCTAATGTGTTTGTCGCTGGTGCTGGCGGTGAGTACGGTACTGATGCTCCTGCCATGGTGACGACCGATAGAATGACCTGTGCAAAAGGTAGCGCTACCACTAATGATCGCCCCAGTACAGGATTCATGGGCGGGGACCATCCTCTTAACGAGCAATGTAACTATTCATCAACAATGAATGGAACATCAGCTGCAACTCCTAGTGTAGCAGGTGTTATTGCATTGATATTGAGTGCTAATCCCGATTTGGGTTGGCGTGATGTTCGTGAAATTTTAGCTAAGACTTCAGTTGAAATTAATCCAGACCAATCACCAATAATGATAGATGTTGCAGGTAAAGCTGATTTTGAAGCTATGGGAGCATGGGTAAAAAATGCTGCAGGTTACCATTTCAATAACTTATATGGCTTTGGTCGCGTAGACGCAACAGCCGCAGTAAATCTTGCTAGAACCTATAAAGCTGATTTAGGCGATTACGTAATTAGTGATTGGACTACAAAAGACAAATTAGATAAGGCTATTCCGGATGCTAACCCGAGTGGCGTAACGGATGCTAATTCAGTTCTAGACAACCTCGTTATTGAGGGGGTTCAAATAGAGCTAAACATTGATCATAAGCGCTTACCTGACTTAGCTATCGAACTTATATCTCCATCAGGCACTCATAGCATGGTAATGACACCTTACAACGGTTTCACATTCCAAGGAGTCGCTGATGAAACGGATCCTGATGAAATCGTTACTGGTTATGTAGATACCCCAATGCTATCAAATGCTTTTTATGGTGAAGATTCGGCTGGCGACTGGACCCTTAAAGTGACTGACGTTAATAGCGGTCAATATAGTTTTTGGACTCAATATAGAGTAGGTACTGCTCAGAATCCTGCCGCCAATGATAAGGTCGTTGATATACCTAACGATGCAAACGGACTACTTAAAGGTTGGTCTATCCGTTTCCATGGTCATGCAGCTAGCTAA